A stretch of DNA from Enoplosus armatus isolate fEnoArm2 chromosome 15, fEnoArm2.hap1, whole genome shotgun sequence:
CACATcccagcactgtgtgtgtgtgtgtgtgtgtgtgtgtgtgtgtgtgtgtgtgtgtgtgtccaccacCCCTCATTGGTACAAATATGCAAAGTATTCATTGCATTCAGCAGGATTAAAGACTTAAACAACTGTTGTTCCTTAAAGGGTGACACTGAAGTGGCTGCAGCCATTGAAGCCTGTGGTGCTAAGAAGAGAAAAGTGTCCTCTGCCAAGGATTCTGACAAAACTGAAACGGAGCCCCAGGCCACTGGCAGTGAGCAGCAGCCTGACATTAAGGATGTAGCAGCTGTGCATGGTGATGCAGGTCAGTAATATGGTTTGAAGAAAGCAAACTTGTAACTGTTAGTTTCTTCCGCTTTCATTAGCCTGTTCCTTCTGGAGCCTAATGTGTCACCACTATCTTAAACATGAAGTTATGATCACATACTAATCCTTATTTTTACATACATTCTTGTGCCCAGAAAAAGCACCAAAAGTGTCCAAACCTGGTAAAATCCCACGCTACCAAAATCTCCAGCAGAAGAACAGGCCGTTGTTGAAGCCTGTCACTCCCAGTAAGTTCTttgctttttctcctccttttgaACCAAAAAATCAATGACTGCATAACAGTGAAGAAGTGGTTTTCCACTACAACTCtcaaaatatcttttttaaatgatgtctCTTTTCTAGACTTCAAAAAACTCCACGAAGCACATTTTAACAAGATGGAGTCGATTGACTCCTATGTCCAGCGAAAGAACAAGCAGGTGGAGACTTACAGAAGTTCAGTTAAAGAGCTGAAGGTACTCAAAAGCTGCTAAACAGTCTTGGCTGTCTTTATTCTGTAAGTGAACTTGATTGATTGttatattccattttattttttagaagcCTTCAGACAAAACTACGCTGCAGCCAGTTGATGGAAAAACGCAAGTGGTAAGTATCATTTTGCAGCCATAACTGTTCAGACACTACAGCTTAGCAGTATATTAACTACAACCAGAGTGCAGTGAAGGTGATTACCTGTATGCATATATTTTACAGAGGGCAAATCTGAGTCGTGCTTCCATGTTCAGCCCTGTCCCGTTAAATAAGAGAGCAGCTGAGGACAAACGCAGACACACTTCGGCCAGTAAAGCTCCTCCAAATAAACCTGCTGGGAAGGAAGCTGCTGCGTTCAGACCGTCCGTCCTTTCCACTCGCAGGATCAATGTTCGGTGAGCTGAGACAGcaattaataaaatacaatacaacataCATGTTTGCATAAGATACTGCCCTAAGTATACACCTCTTTCCACTTTAACATTAGTCTTTTTGTTGATTACTGTCTGAAAAGCCCATTAAACCTCCTTTGATTCAATGTTATAAACAATATAACATGAAATCTTCCATGTAAATACTTCTTATAGGTGCTGTGTATGTAGTATTCAATGCAATACTTTAACAACCAAGTGCGTTTGTATGCAGGTTCTCAGAAGCCACTCACGACAATGAGCATAAGAGGTCCGTGCTGAAGACGCCGGCACGCATGTCTCCCTGTGTCACCTCAAGCACCCCACAAAAGCCGACTGCTGATGGAGGAAAGCCCAACAATGTCAAGACTTCAACTTTCTCTGCCACAAAAACTCCAGGTACCTTTACATCCTTGggaaaaatatttgaatttgcTTACATGTATAAAGTGAGTGATTATTTTTGTTCCTCCTGAATTACAAAGGACCGTTTGTTTTCACTGGCAACACAAGTACTTCAACAACCCCCGGAACACAAAAGAAGTCAAACTTTGATCTGAAGGCGAGTCTGTCTCGTCCCCTCACCTACAAACCTCATACAGGTACAAAACCACTTTGTAATTTCTCTGCTTCACTGAAATATAGTATCAGTAGACGGACAaatatgttatgtttttttttcttttaataggTAAACTGAAGGCGTTTGCAGGGGCCAAAGAAAACACGTCAGTAAACAAATCGCTGATCTCAAACTCGCATCAGAAAAATTTCAAACAGCACCAAGTCCAGACAAGGTACATCTAAAATCCAAGCACACACTGGCTGATGTTGATTCGTCTCCCATAACAATTTACTCTCACAACATCGGCCTCTTATGGATGTTTCtgtatcttttttattttaggggggacaggagagaaaaacacatggaaGACCggaagcagaagaaagagagtaTGCTTGGGGCGAGAAGAGGCCTTGTCATGATGTAAAAATGTCGTGCTTGTTTGTAGACGTTTGTACAGCCCGTTTGTTccagtgtaaatattttgtcatCTGCAGCTGACGCATTCATCTCTGCAGTCTCCTTTTTCTTACTGTTAGAAAAGTAGGCAAgttcacattttctgcttctaGCCAACAGTTTGTGCAGCATTTTTAGATTTGACTCATGCAATAGATTAACCACCATATAACTCCTAATGAtgaatttgtgtattttgatgtgTAGAGAATCAATGTcctgtttttctgcatttgaAACTGGTAATTTTGTTCTTAAAAGGCTGATGTGCttgctgttttactttttttgggTGAAGACCgataaaaagacatttatacAAAAGATCTCCTTGTCTGAATTCTCTAGTTTTAAATTGAAATTGCCATTGCAAAAGTGTTGGGTCTTAACATTTGTGTGCAATCACGATTTGATGATGAAATCTGTCccacaaacaaattcaaaatatttttattgtgaattaAGATCTGGTTGGTTGACATTCTACTGGGGGAAGACATGTCATATACAGGACTGATTACAGAATAAACTTGATTTTTGTTGTGAAAGAGCAGCAAGGCGGTCTCAGTTAATCTCTTGTCATAGATGTCATCAGCTACAATTGTGTAAGAAATGGTTCACTGTCAGTGAAGTATCAGTAGATGTACTAGAAtccagatatacagtatgttagaAGCGTTACCAAGAATGATGGATGGGGCGTAATTGATGGTCCACCACAAGCAGGTGGAAGTTACAGTATAACAGCTGTTCTTCAATAACAGTTCATCTGCGGTATTTTAGAAGTTACTCTCAAACTTCAGGATTCCTCTTGTACACCTCATAGGCAAACTCCTCAGTGTGTGCATAATCTTTGCAGACGCCAATGTAATCAATCTCCAGCTGGAACGGACCGTCTGCTTTATCTCCCAAGGTGAATCCAATGGTGTTTATCTGTAGATACAAAAAGATACACATATAAagtgaacaaaatgtattaGAAAGTACAGTGACacctttttaaatatctttgggcAATGATGCAAATGCACTGAACAGTGTAGCgttgctttttatttatgtatttaatgcCATGTCAGTGTGAATTACCTTGTCCAGCCAGAGAGGATGCTGATCGTCTTGTATCCTCCCACGATGTGTTAGGAAGAACTTGGAGAAAGGTAtctgaaaatgagacaaaaaccCATCGAATATTAAGCAGCTAGtcctaaaagtaaaagttcaaaTTCTGTGATGTTTCTTCTGGTGTATCAGCATCATGGCACTTCTCAGCAAACCTTCATGACAGACTTTTTTTGTAAGGGATTACTTTTTGCTCACCTTGACATCTTGCCAGTAGGGTCCTCCCCTGGTGTACAGGAAATAATTGTATATGTCATCTTTCTGGTGAGAGAAGTATGTTTCTGTTGCAATGTTGATCATCCATGGACGGCCATCGCCACGCACACGCAAATGCAGGGTGTTGAAACTGGACCAATCATAATGCTTTTTTCTATCAAATGAAGCCTAGAAGAGACAAAACGTTTGGGGGTTAACTTTTAGTGCAGCTGTAGAAGTCATCTAACTGCCTAACTGACCTTGGATGTTGACAGGTTTTCATTCCAATACAAACTTACACCAATAAACCACAGACGAGGAAGAGGAACTAGTCTGTAAATATAGCTGGTGTATTGTGTATTTGGAATGAATACCAATATCAGTTAGTATACAAAGTGGCTGCTGGTCGGGCTGGGAAACACGCAACAGAAAAGCTCCACAATTATCGATACATGTTTAAGTATCTGTTTAGTAGTAGAAAAGTCCCTGTTAAGTTGTCTTGAGTGTTTCAGAAATCATTCTATGAAGAGTATGAATTTGATTCCACTCACAGTAAGATGGAGAGTAAAGAGACcgagaacaaacaaaaaacatgtatcatgattcacaatatttaaaaatctttaaaatgataaatactaaaatatttcctggctctttcttcttttcttcttaaaaacttattcaactttatttttttattgggctaaaagtagtcaaaatttaaatatattgagtaGTGAAATCAGCCTATAACAGCATCTCCCAGGTAGCTAAAACCCCCAATTTTCCAGAGAAAATACTGAGACAAACTCAGTGTCCTCAATGGCCCCTGATACGATTACAGTAGCTTCCCAACCTCATTAGAAGAGTATGATTTCACAAACTTtaggaagaaaaacagctgggcactaaCCAGTGGTTGCTGTGAGCGCATGGTGCAGTAGCCACTGTAGCGTGTTTCTCCGTCCCTTGGAGGAGTAGAGCTCAGAGTCCCGTACACAAAACAggtattattgtttttaccAAGCTTCAAGTAAACTTCACTCTGGCCTCCGATCTCGCGATCCGAGGACACCTTCCACTGCTCCAGGCTCTCTGGACCTCTGAACTCCCATATCAGTCGGTTCTGCTCCAACATGTGCTCAAGGATCGGCTTGCCTTCTGGACCAACCCAGCGGTCAGAAAACTCCTTTTTCAGCAGTGTGAAATGCTTCGTTATCCCCTCCAAACCCTTTGACAAGTCAAACTTAATCTTCTGCCATGGAAACTTGTCTTCTTTGGGCTGGCCAGGTCGTCTGTATTCACCCGGAGTCACAGATCGTCTGGGCACAGTGAGAGGACTGATGGAGGGCAGGAGCAGTTGCTGCTGGCGGTGGATGGAGCTCAGCAGCCTCGCTGAGGGGAGACGTGTGATCTTTGGCAGAGACATTTCAGTGGTGATGTGGACGATTCACTGCTGGGATACAACACATAGAAAAGTGGTACCATTACACTCGAGTTACAGGGTGGTAATGGATTATCAAGTTTCTTTGatttacaaagacacaaaatgttaaacaaaaatCATATTCAACTGGCTTGACAGGTTGTGATCAACGTGtactttttacattattatttggTTTCAGGAAACACACTTCAGACTAGTGCGGAAACTATTAGCCCATCTTCATATGTCGTCTATTGCGCAAACCAGTTTCCCCACTggtgacaaataaaatgatcGATGTATCTATTTTCTGAAAAACTGATGACACTGTAAATCTATTCCAGGTGTGTTacttaataaattattaaattcaGATATAAAGAAATACCAACCATTTGCAGGTCTGAGCTTCACACATGGCAAAGATTTGTTTCACTTTAGTAACTAATTCAGAAGAATAGAGCTGTTTTTATGTCATAATTTTGACACCTCTATTGGGTAAATGAATTATACAGTTATGGGATaacaacagtgaaaacagtCGTTAGTTACAGCCATGTTTAGGACATTTAAATACataacagctagctaacgttacttgaCACATTCTTCTGATCAAACGCTAGAGTTAATTTGATAATAAATACACCGTTAGCATAATCTGTTCCTACTTACTCTGACCATGTTGTACCAGAAGGGGACGGATGGATATTTCACCAACTTCGGTTGTTTTAGTTTGACTAATTTAGACCATCAAGCATCTCTTTAAAACGCTGTTATGGATTAGCTAAAACATTTAGAAACTGGTCGTGTAACTACACTCATTTACAAATCCAAGGTTGTCCGGATGCACACGGGAGACCCAACGGAAGAACTTGGGCTGCGTTCAGCACACGTTCATATAGAAGTGTAGCATAGAGAAGCGAGTCAAACCAGAGACGGTTtagaaacacataaaataacCGATTTACAACAGTAAAAGGCTGAATTATCGTGGACCTTGAATGCAGCTCGAGTGCACCAAAGATTCCTGTCCTGACTGACGCACTCACTATCAATATGTAGTTCTGCTCTCAGCTAACTGTCAATGTCCTCGCTTGCTGgtccatgtttttctttatttaaactccattaatacatttatatattaagCACACGCATAAATATGATTTTTGTTTCACTGACTGACATAAAATCCAGCGGTAACTATGGCACCAATACAAGCGCGCATGCTCAGTACTGCCTTTGTGTGCCTGACTGCAGAGCCAACTAGCTAGGTAGCAGCAACGGCTAGCCTCAAACATTTAGACGACACTGAGGTAGCTAGCAGGTTAGCCGCGCAGCTAATCATGGTGAATGTAAAGAAGCGGAAAGGTCGGGTCGTGATTGACTCTGACTCAGAAGACAGTGCTAGCGACGATAATTTAGATCAGGTAGGTGCgcattttcagattttgttaCAAGGGATCGCTTATTAGGTTGTCAACAGTTTGAGGTGCGGCTAATATATGCTAACTGATTGCGCTGTGTTTGGCCTCGCTAGAACAAGCTGAGAGTGGGCCCATCTTATTTACAACCCTTGCTTCCTTTCTCAGTAAACACGACATTCCCACAGTCAAATaaactgtttttcctctcttgtttctgtgAGGCGTTCAGGACCGAGGAAAGTGTTTGATGTTTTACGGAAAGCAGCGTCGTAGCAGcagctaagttaagctaacgtTAAGGTTACATTCCGAGAGATGCACTCAACGCTAGCAATCATGCAGTATTATGTTGCCACCAAAATGCCGCGCCATTGGCCTTTTGCTGGTTTCGAGTGAAC
This window harbors:
- the nusap1 gene encoding nucleolar and spindle-associated protein 1 codes for the protein MDFDSMKYAELRSLAKELGLKANMKADKLLKAIKQHYQQEKNKEEEEQGQEKDVTAVQEDANASQDGAHENKDASCKEEVSSPTVFVNTRRGKRNGTKRKISDVATVIECDAKLPPSAAEGDTEVAAAIEACGAKKRKVSSAKDSDKTETEPQATGSEQQPDIKDVAAVHGDAEKAPKVSKPGKIPRYQNLQQKNRPLLKPVTPNFKKLHEAHFNKMESIDSYVQRKNKQVETYRSSVKELKKPSDKTTLQPVDGKTQVRANLSRASMFSPVPLNKRAAEDKRRHTSASKAPPNKPAGKEAAAFRPSVLSTRRINVRFSEATHDNEHKRSVLKTPARMSPCVTSSTPQKPTADGGKPNNVKTSTFSATKTPGPFVFTGNTSTSTTPGTQKKSNFDLKASLSRPLTYKPHTGKLKAFAGAKENTSVNKSLISNSHQKNFKQHQVQTRGDRREKHMEDRKQKKESMLGARRGLVMM
- the ndufaf1 gene encoding complex I intermediate-associated protein 30, mitochondrial, with the protein product MSLPKITRLPSARLLSSIHRQQQLLLPSISPLTVPRRSVTPGEYRRPGQPKEDKFPWQKIKFDLSKGLEGITKHFTLLKKEFSDRWVGPEGKPILEHMLEQNRLIWEFRGPESLEQWKVSSDREIGGQSEVYLKLGKNNNTCFVYGTLSSTPPRDGETRYSGYCTMRSQQPLASFDRKKHYDWSSFNTLHLRVRGDGRPWMINIATETYFSHQKDDIYNYFLYTRGGPYWQDVKIPFSKFFLTHRGRIQDDQHPLWLDKINTIGFTLGDKADGPFQLEIDYIGVCKDYAHTEEFAYEVYKRNPEV